From the Roseateles sp. XES5 genome, one window contains:
- a CDS encoding MFS transporter, with protein sequence MNAVEGIKGGGVDSGYAWLRLVLTLVLGTVACVGNWSVVVVLPTLQLEFDTLRGGASLPYTCTMLGFAFGGVAMGRLADRVGIVAPVLIGAFLLCIGYVAASFTSNIWQFSALSVVIGIGSAAGFSPLISDLSHWFRKRRALAVTFAASGSYLAGAVWPLVIEHFQTTQGWRATHVFIGLFIPVVMVPLGLLLRRRLQTAAYAEAEAATEAARNELGLKPNVLQGVLVVAGFACCMAMSMPQVHLVAYCGDLGYGVAVGTQIVSLMLGLGVVSRLASGVVADRIGAGPMLILGSSMQAAALLLYLFFNSQSALYVISGLFGLFQGGIVPMYAVIIRQFLPPREAGIRISLVLMATVLGMACGGLAAGYIFDATGSYRLAFLHGFLWNVVNLSLVSWLILWPKLRQRRQVVTAG encoded by the coding sequence ATGAATGCGGTCGAGGGGATAAAGGGTGGCGGTGTCGATTCAGGCTATGCCTGGCTGCGGCTGGTGCTCACGCTCGTTCTCGGGACTGTTGCCTGCGTCGGAAATTGGTCCGTTGTCGTCGTGCTGCCAACCCTCCAGCTTGAGTTCGACACACTGCGCGGCGGCGCCTCGCTGCCCTATACCTGCACCATGCTCGGCTTTGCCTTCGGCGGCGTGGCGATGGGGCGGCTGGCGGATCGTGTCGGCATCGTCGCACCGGTGCTGATCGGGGCATTCTTGCTCTGCATCGGCTATGTCGCTGCTTCCTTCACCAGCAATATCTGGCAATTCTCTGCCCTTTCGGTGGTGATCGGCATCGGCTCCGCCGCCGGTTTTTCGCCATTGATCTCGGACCTTTCTCATTGGTTCCGCAAACGCCGGGCGCTCGCCGTCACCTTTGCCGCGTCGGGCAGCTATCTCGCCGGCGCCGTGTGGCCGTTGGTCATCGAGCATTTCCAGACGACGCAGGGCTGGCGCGCGACCCATGTCTTCATCGGCCTTTTCATCCCGGTGGTGATGGTGCCGCTCGGCCTGCTGTTGCGGCGGCGCCTCCAGACGGCCGCCTATGCCGAGGCCGAGGCGGCGACCGAAGCGGCGCGCAACGAGCTCGGTCTCAAGCCGAACGTGCTGCAAGGCGTTCTCGTCGTTGCCGGTTTCGCCTGCTGCATGGCGATGTCGATGCCGCAGGTCCATCTTGTCGCCTATTGCGGTGACCTTGGTTACGGCGTTGCCGTCGGCACGCAGATCGTTTCATTGATGCTCGGGCTTGGGGTCGTCAGCCGTCTTGCTTCCGGCGTGGTCGCCGACCGGATCGGCGCTGGCCCGATGCTGATCCTCGGCTCGTCGATGCAGGCGGCGGCGCTCCTGCTCTATCTGTTCTTCAACAGCCAGTCTGCGCTCTATGTGATCTCCGGTCTGTTCGGACTGTTCCAGGGCGGCATCGTGCCGATGTACGCGGTGATCATCCGCCAGTTCCTGCCGCCGCGCGAGGCGGGCATCCGCATCAGCCTGGTCCTCATGGCGACCGTGCTCGGCATGGCATGTGGAGGTCTCGCCGCCGGCTACATCTTCGACGCCACCGGATCCTACCGCCTGGCCTTCCTGCACGGCTTCCTGTGGAACGTCGTGAACCTCTCTCTGGTGAGCTGGTTGATTCTCTGGCCGAAGCTGCGCCAGCGGCGGCAGGTGGTGACGGCCGGGTAG